gagctgcaatataataaagaagagaTGGCAAAAGAACATGACATTTTGCTTAAAGCACTCAATGATGAACAAATTCATGTATATCAGGATATCATGACAGCAGTTGTTTCAAACAACGGaggattcttctttttatatggCTATGGTGGTACAAGTAAAACTTTTatgtggaagacattgtcagcTGCTCTAAGAAGTAAGGGCATGATTGTTTTGAACGTAACATCAAGTGGAATTGCTTCTTTACTACTTCCTGGTGGAAAAACAGCACACTCTACCTTCTGCATCCcactattaattaatgatgaatCAACGTGCAACATAGCTCAAGGTAGTCTCCATGCTAAACTTCTCATGGCAACCAATTTAATTAtctgggatgaagcaccaatgatGAATAGAATGTGCTTTGAGGTATTTGATAGAACACTAAGAGATATTATGCGAAATGTTGATGATGCCAATAAtgacaaaccatttggtggCAAAGCAGTTGTCTTGGGAGGTGACTTTAGACAAATTCTACCCGTTATCAAGAAAGGATTTAGGtttgatatcatcaaatcaGCAATCAACTATTCAGAGTTATGGAATTGTTGTAAAGTGCTCAAACTGTCCAAGAACATGAGATTAAGTACTACAACAAACAATCAAACAGCCAATGATATCAaagaatttgctgattggatattgAAAATTGGAGATGGACAAATGGATGTAAATGAAAATGGTGAGTGCATGGTTGAAATTCCAAAAGAGCTGCTGATTATAAATACAGATCTACCTTTATTGTCATTGGTTGAATTTGTCTATCCTCAATTTGTGGTTAACATGATGAAGcctaattattttgatgatggagcAATCTTGTGCCCAACTAATGATTCTGTAGAGCAAGTCAATGATTTCATGTTGTCTTTATTAGGTGGTGAAGAGGTCACTTATTTAACTTCAGATACACCTTGCCAATCTGATGAACAAGATGAAGTTCAATCTGAATGGTTTACAtctgaatttttaaatgatatcaaatgttcagGGATACCAAATCATAAACTCAAGCTCAAAACAGGTGTGCCAATTATGCTCTTGAGAAATATTGATCAAGCAAAAGGTCTTTCCAATGGCACAAGATTGCAAGTCAACCATTTGGGTAAAAATGTAATCTCTGCAACTGTAATTACTGGAAAAAACATTGGTGATAGAATTTTTATTCCAAGAATGGATTTAGTGCCATCTGATTCAGGATTgtctttcaaatttcaaagaagacagTTCCCAATTTCCTTATGCTTTGCAATGACGATTAACAAAAGTCAAGGACAAACACTTTCTAGAGTGGGACTTTATCTTCCACAACCTGTATTCACACATGGCCAACTATATGTTGCTATTTCTAGAGTCAAAACCAAGAGAggattgaaaatacttatattggatGAAAATGGAAATATCACAAACACGACTAAAAATGTTgtgtacaaagaaatttttgaaactctttgatAATGAACACATTATAGGTAtgtaatttctaattttcttttaatttgaaagtTTGTATAAATATAGATGCAGGAtctattgttataattaaaatatttgttataattttattgttcaaTGCAGGATCTATTGCCTAAAGTCCAAGGCTTACAATGAACATCATGCTGATTTAAGAAGTAACCAAAGTTGTGTACAAAAGGAAGTTATGAAGTTGATTAACAAAAAACACATTATAGGTATGTAATTTGGtcttcttttattgttatttttttaaagacattATATTATAACCTTATAGGTTAATAAATATCACAAAATAAATtgctattataaaaaatattacatttaaaaaaacatgtgCGTTGCACGAGTAGAAAGACTAGTTTTATAACAACCTGGAAAGTGATATCTGAGAGATGCAAGTGTCGTCCCTTCACATGGACCACCTCTCAGCCCCTCTACCAGGTCGTCGTTATCTCCAAGGTATATCAAGCTCAAGTCACAAAAACACTTAGCCTGTTATTAATATAGAGTTTCTCAAGGTATAACAAGACATACAAGCCACAATCAAAAAGCCTGATGATCATAAAGAAAGATTACAGAGTCATTCAAAAATTATCTCAAATGCACAAGCTCGGAAAAAGTCATTCTAGAATTATCTCAAAGGCGTAAGCTTAGATGCTAAATATACCTATTTCATcatcttattaaaaatatcattaaaatcaGGAGAGTCGGGTGACATATGTATTATCGTAGGAGGATTGAGATGAAATCAGGAGAAGAGGAGAGGAGATTGTGAAGAggagactaaaaaaaaaattgattattattattaatctataacaatatataaagaagattctctcttttgtgtgcatatttcaaaatatcaattttattttttaaaataaaattatttattaaatttttgaaaattgaccatTACTTTTATAAAACGGTCtatctgtatttttttttattttcttttatttatcaacggttattttctcatcttttctgatatatttcactttttttttataaatataattttattttatatattaacttaataacattacaatatcatcaactactaacataatatcacgcatattaaaaaatgcgtacacacaagCGCGATAACGCCTGCGTTTAcactaattattaaataaaaggaTAGAACAACTATTTTCAATAGTTCGGTAGGTGCAGGAGAAAAAACAGGATGAAGAAGTAAGAGTCAAAATTTTGATCTCAATTGCATGTTActctaacctttttttttacacTTTATACAATATATTTGCATTGTACTTAATTGATtattggttaaaataccttttgatcccaattttcgtcaagttttgtcaaataagtcctaatttaagttttgtgttcaaataagtcacaataaaattgacgaaaattgagacctatttgaacataaatccaaaattaggacttatttgacaaaacttgacaaaaattagaacaaaaaagatattttatccTTGGTTATTCATATATGTATGTTACTTTTGTTTAGAatcttttaagtttaatttcactttttgctgtcttttaaattatttatatctacatgtgtttctatttataaattttaacattttaacattaacttcatgttctttttattatgtaCATGATTATATTTAAGggcaatgatattttgactattaaattttgataactttctcttacaacatgAGGTAACCTCTTTTATGTGGTTTTGGAATactgagaatgagaaaatggaaaaatgaaaaagtgaaCAACTACTTAGAAAATACCACTTAATATTGTAAGAGAaggttgtcaaaatttagtaataaaaaattattttcctataattaaatatgtatactttttactttgattttgtaaCAACATTTTACTTTTGGTGTGTacgaaattatatttaaattacttgcatgatttttttttttgttaatttatggtttgattttattttgatatgcACTGCATCACGAGAGACATATTAttctattctattatttttatttgtattattatttttatttttattattattgttactattactattattattattattattattattattagttttggtattatttgaagtatttttagtataatttattattattattattattattattattattattattattattattattattattattattattattattattatctattgtcttaacataaaataaaatcaatgttaaaatttacaaaatttgtttatcaaaatatttttttatattatcaaactctttatttaaatatgattgGAAACCAGATTAACACGTTGTGACATCCCATCTCTAATAAAGTAATCTACTAAAATTAAgcatcacataattataatataaaagtgCACATGACATGAAGCATACATGTACTAACTATTACAATTATCCATAATATACTTGGAATGAAAGTTTaggcacaccacaatgccaTAAAACATAACACAAGAGTACTATTGTTTTGCAAAAGGATTGCTCAGGGAGTAAGGAATTTAAAACAAACTAAGAGTTCTTCAAAAGGGCTCAACTGTGAGTTATAACCCAGACCATGGGGACCACTCTACACAGCAGCATCTCAACCACCCTGAGTACCTCCAGGGGttttcacatctgctcacaccaataaattggtgatcattgcaaaaaggagaaaccaagcAAAGAAACTTACACCAAAAGAAAAGTTAAGCTAGagcaaaaattgttttaatcatGTTATAGAGCAAATAAAgagttaaataatattatgCACAGACAAAGTAGTAGGCACCCAAATCACGTGAAAGCAAACAATTTCAAGACTCTatgactcaatatccggatcatactcttgatatagaattctaaaggaagtatgcgcATGTGCTGGCTTCTAAACTCTATAGAGTATAGACGCAAGGGATTATCACCAAACCACACACaggttaatcctctaatgtcttgtgcccaatatgtcccaagactaggacctcccgCCACTCTCACCATATATATTATTCTACTCTATGTGAGCGTGAATAATTtttagagttcaggataccttcctttatctagacatctcctatgtTAAGATATACACTAACCACCAGcaccaagagtttcccttgaaactcttttaccaacaatttcCACATGCCATCTCAATCATTCAAGTCTCATGCTAATCCACCACCAATCAAACAAGTCATGTTTTCAATTTCATACTCAACATaacaagatttcatttaatctcatacttataaatgcataccatgacacacacacacacacacacacacacacacacacatatatatatatatatatatatatatatatatatatatatatatatatatatatatatatatatatatatatatatatatatatatatatatatatatatcacaaaatagtattcatcccaaataaatgagtgccaacatttaagtacctACAATttcatacaatcaagcacaatagacaaccataattcttacaccaaaattcctaagaaaatttattatcacaaaaccaaaatcactgcagtaatgcgtgacacatttctcaagctataGACATCTACTCGATGATCCAACTGGTCAAACcacaaaatagcatgttatgaaccaaatgtcCAAATTTGAGCTTAATCCacggttaatgagtcgggaaagtaaattttactaaaactgcgcatataaaaaaaaagaatacgagaaataacatcaaatatcatagtttcatgaatatttgaacccctaactttgaaatataccaaaaactaaCGTTTTTCCCAATCTTGTCTCATATTCCACAAAAACACTaatcacataaaatagaaaaaacgtgaaaccctagcttcccttaccttactCAAGTTTAGCCAAATGAAACAGGACCTCAAGGAGAGCACCACAGCTCTAGAAACAGATGAAGGAGCTGGAAATATTGGCAGACAAAAATACAACAGGGTTATTAGGATGAACCCTAGGTAGAGCCACCACAAGACAGTTAGAAAAAGAAGGTTGGGGTCTACTTACTTGGATATACGAGTTCAGGCAACTCCAAACAAAGAAGATTCGCTAACTTGAGGAGGCAAAAActtgtgccctagcagagctgcTGCTCTAGAGTTTGAGGGAGGGGAGGGATCTGTTTTCTGTAAAAAGAAGCAGAATGGAGGAGTAAGGGGCTGTGAGGGGGTCTTGGGTGTCCTCATAATAGGCGGACTCTGGGCCTTTAAAAGGGCCAGGCCCAAACCCCTTTTTAGaacataatttaaatagaaaaggGGGTCTCAcaatctccccaacaacaaaaattttcatcCTTCAAAATTAAGACTTACCAAAAAAGGTGCAGATATGACTTCCTCAcatcctcctctaactcccatgTAGAGTCATCTGTCCTCCGATccagatgactttgacaagatTGATGGTCATTCCCCTACGTTCCTCAACTCGGCGATCCTCTAAGCCAATTGGTTGAACCTCTACCATTAGATCCTCCCTAACTTGTACATTCTCAGCCTCCAACACGTGAGACAAGTCAAACACATACTTTCACAACTGGAAAACATGAAACATTGGGTGAAGATTAGCCAATTGCGGAGGTAAAGCAATCTCGTAAGCCACAAGCCCTATCCTTCTCAAGATCTAATACAGAtccaagaacttaggagaaagcttccttgagcagATAACCCTTCCCACatcagtggttcgggtcaccttcaagaaaacatgatccCCAATTGTAAACTCCAAGGGCCTCTATCGCAACGTAAA
This portion of the Vigna unguiculata cultivar IT97K-499-35 chromosome 6, ASM411807v1, whole genome shotgun sequence genome encodes:
- the LOC114188441 gene encoding ATP-dependent DNA helicase RRM3-like — translated: MAKEHDILLKALNDEQIHVYQDIMTAVVSNNGGFFFLYGYGGTSKTFMWKTLSAALRSKGMIVLNVTSSGIASLLLPGGKTAHSTFCIPLLINDESTCNIAQGSLHAKLLMATNLIIWDEAPMMNRMCFEVFDRTLRDIMRNVDDANNDKPFGGKAVVLGGDFRQILPVIKKGFRFDIIKSAINYSELWNCCKVLKLSKNMRLSTTTNNQTANDIKEFADWILKIGDGQMDVNENGECMVEIPKELLIINTDLPLLSLVEFVYPQFVVNMMKPNYFDDGAILCPTNDSVEQVNDFMLSLLGGEEVTYLTSDTPCQSDEQDEVQSEWFTSEFLNDIKCSGIPNHKLKLKTGVPIMLLRNIDQAKGLSNGTRLQVNHLGKNVISATVITGKNIGDRIFIPRMDLVPSDSGLSFKFQRRQFPISLCFAMTINKSQGQTLSRVGLYLPQPVFTHGQLYVAISRVKTKRGLKILILDENGNITNTTKNVVYKEIFETL